From Candidatus Hydrogenedentota bacterium, the proteins below share one genomic window:
- a CDS encoding FGGY-family carbohydrate kinase, with translation MPLLYSPESRCAEHRPQPRKDSALRRTPRKDRVRVLPRFEHWSAHYRTARRSCNGCVRVYEEFTGHGDRPQRKPRGRSQVSNEPCILAVDLGTSGCKTALVTTRGQVLGWEFDPVTTVHLPGGGAEQNPSDWWDTLVSTTRRILADNLVPRERIAAVCCTTQGEGTVAVDADGRALMNAILWMDSRGAKCLPEIMGGMPKVSGYNALKLLRWIRLTGGAPSQTGKDPAAHMLLIKHDHPEVYRATHKFLNVLDYMNLRLTGKFVGTFDSIITSWVTDNRNPDAIHYSDALLRGCGIEREKFPDIVPCTQDLGPITKEFAEAVGLPPTVKVVAGAIDNTAAAVGSGAVDDYAAHLYIGTSSWLAAHVPFKKTDIAASLASLPCAIPGRYLLTALQATAGGNLTFLRDKILYHKDELLQEAQTPDVYKIMDRIADRVPAGSNGVMYTPWIFGERAPVEDRTVRAGLFNLSLENSREDIIRAVMEGVAFNTRWLLVPFERFTKRRTDSITIVGGGAVSDVWCGIFADVMDRSILQTKDPIQANARGAAFIAALGLGHIRASDIPGCVECKKTYTPTPEHRAVYDRLYSEFVAIYNKTKGIYRRLNG, from the coding sequence ATGCCACTGCTATATTCTCCAGAATCACGGTGCGCTGAGCATCGGCCGCAACCTCGAAAAGACAGCGCACTACGTCGAACTCCTCGAAAAGACCGCGTGCGCGTATTACCGCGCTTTGAGCACTGGTCTGCCCATTACCGAACTGCCCGAAGAAGTTGCAATGGGTGTGTTCGAGTTTACGAAGAGTTCACAGGACATGGAGATCGCCCGCAAAGAAAGCCGCGCGGCCGAAGCCAAGTGAGTAACGAACCCTGCATACTCGCCGTTGACTTAGGCACGTCCGGGTGCAAAACGGCGCTGGTCACCACGCGAGGCCAAGTCCTTGGCTGGGAGTTCGATCCCGTCACCACGGTACACCTCCCCGGCGGGGGCGCGGAGCAAAACCCCTCCGACTGGTGGGACACGCTCGTTTCGACGACGCGCCGTATCCTCGCCGACAATCTCGTTCCGCGCGAACGGATTGCGGCCGTGTGCTGCACGACCCAAGGCGAAGGCACCGTGGCCGTCGATGCCGACGGCCGCGCGCTGATGAATGCGATCCTCTGGATGGACTCGCGGGGTGCAAAATGCCTGCCCGAGATTATGGGGGGCATGCCGAAAGTCAGCGGCTACAATGCGCTTAAGCTGCTCCGATGGATTCGCCTTACCGGGGGAGCGCCGTCGCAAACGGGCAAAGATCCCGCGGCGCACATGCTGCTTATCAAACACGACCACCCGGAAGTCTATCGCGCAACGCACAAGTTCCTGAATGTGCTCGACTACATGAACCTCCGGCTCACGGGCAAGTTCGTAGGCACGTTCGATTCCATCATCACGTCGTGGGTCACCGATAACCGCAATCCCGATGCGATCCACTATTCGGACGCCCTGCTGCGCGGGTGCGGCATTGAACGCGAGAAGTTCCCGGATATCGTGCCCTGCACGCAAGACCTGGGCCCTATCACAAAGGAATTCGCAGAGGCCGTCGGTCTGCCACCGACGGTGAAGGTTGTGGCCGGGGCCATCGACAATACGGCGGCTGCAGTTGGTTCCGGCGCCGTGGACGACTACGCGGCACACTTATACATCGGAACGTCGTCGTGGCTCGCCGCCCACGTGCCGTTCAAGAAGACCGACATTGCCGCGTCGCTCGCATCGCTTCCCTGCGCAATTCCAGGACGCTACCTGCTCACGGCCTTGCAGGCTACGGCTGGGGGCAACCTGACGTTTCTGCGCGACAAGATTCTGTATCACAAGGACGAACTGTTGCAGGAAGCGCAGACGCCGGATGTGTACAAGATCATGGACCGCATCGCGGACCGTGTGCCCGCGGGCAGCAACGGCGTCATGTACACGCCATGGATCTTCGGCGAACGCGCGCCCGTCGAAGACCGCACCGTGCGGGCTGGGCTCTTCAACCTATCGCTTGAGAACTCGCGCGAGGACATCATTCGGGCCGTAATGGAAGGGGTCGCGTTCAACACGCGGTGGCTGCTGGTTCCGTTTGAGCGTTTCACCAAACGCAGGACTGACTCCATCACCATTGTGGGTGGCGGGGCCGTTTCGGATGTATGGTGCGGAATCTTCGCGGATGTCATGGACAGATCGATTCTGCAGACCAAAGACCCCATTCAGGCTAATGCGCGCGGCGCGGCCTTCATCGCGGCACTCGGGTTGGGTCACATACGAGCCAGCGACATCCCCGGCTGCGTCGAGTGTAAAAAGACGTACACCCCCACCCCGGAACATCGCGCCGTATACGATAGGCTGTACAGCGAATTCGTGGCGATCTACAACAAAACAAAAGGCATCTATCGCCGGTTGAACGGCTGA